The following coding sequences lie in one Caproicibacterium argilliputei genomic window:
- a CDS encoding type II toxin-antitoxin system PemK/MazF family toxin, giving the protein MQVKRGDIFYADLSPVVGSEQGGVRPVLIIQNDVGNRFSPTVIAAAITSQRGKTELPTHIHLNAAATGLSRDSIVLLEQVRTLDKHRLREHMGRLGEEGMAAVDRALSVSFGLTEQPNHRTMDLPSAAAQVSHGAAT; this is encoded by the coding sequence ATGCAAGTCAAACGTGGAGACATTTTTTACGCGGATTTAAGTCCGGTCGTCGGCTCAGAGCAGGGCGGCGTAAGGCCGGTGCTGATTATTCAGAATGACGTGGGAAACCGTTTCAGCCCCACGGTGATTGCCGCGGCAATCACCAGCCAGCGCGGAAAAACGGAACTGCCCACGCATATTCACCTGAACGCCGCCGCCACAGGGCTCTCTCGGGACAGTATTGTCCTGCTGGAGCAGGTTCGTACTTTAGATAAACATCGCCTGCGCGAACATATGGGGCGTCTTGGTGAGGAGGGCATGGCGGCAGTTGACCGCGCCCTTTCTGTCAGCTTCGGATTGACAGAACAGCCGAATCACCGTACAATGGATTTGCCGTCGGCAGCAGCACAGGTTTCTCATGGAGCTGCTACATAA
- a CDS encoding NAD(P)H-hydrate dehydratase has translation MEQISWEMAASVVPERPKESNKGTFGRLLCVCGSTGMAGAAMLCAGAALRCGAGLVDAALPAGIYPIVAARLPEPVYTVYQEDFSPVLQALKKATACVFGCGFSTKHLEWVRQLLSQVQVPLVLDADALSCIAEDVSVLDTLSVPAVLTPHPGEMARLLDCTVQQVQADRAGTAARFAKQHGVVLVLKGAGTLVAAPDGSILQNPTGNPGMARGGSGDLLAGMLGAFLAQKADPFVAACAAVYLHGLAGDRCAARLSQQAMLPHDLLDELPEIFLEIERCR, from the coding sequence GTGGAACAGATCTCTTGGGAGATGGCGGCATCGGTCGTACCCGAACGCCCGAAAGAAAGCAATAAAGGCACTTTTGGCAGACTGCTATGCGTCTGCGGCAGCACAGGAATGGCGGGGGCGGCAATGCTCTGCGCCGGTGCTGCTCTGCGCTGTGGCGCCGGTTTGGTGGATGCGGCGCTGCCGGCAGGCATTTATCCGATTGTGGCGGCGCGCCTGCCAGAGCCAGTCTACACAGTTTATCAAGAGGATTTTTCACCGGTTTTACAGGCCTTGAAGAAAGCGACTGCCTGTGTCTTCGGTTGCGGCTTTTCCACCAAACATCTGGAGTGGGTGCGGCAATTGCTTTCTCAGGTTCAGGTGCCGCTGGTTCTGGATGCGGACGCGCTGAGCTGCATTGCTGAAGATGTTTCGGTATTAGATACCCTTTCCGTACCGGCGGTTCTAACGCCACATCCCGGTGAAATGGCACGGCTGCTCGACTGTACGGTGCAGCAGGTGCAGGCAGACCGGGCGGGCACTGCTGCGCGGTTTGCCAAGCAGCACGGTGTGGTTCTGGTCTTAAAGGGTGCTGGTACGCTCGTTGCAGCGCCAGACGGAAGCATTCTGCAAAACCCAACCGGCAATCCCGGCATGGCGCGTGGCGGAAGCGGTGATTTGCTTGCGGGAATGCTGGGTGCGTTTCTTGCACAGAAAGCAGATCCGTTTGTTGCAGCCTGCGCCGCTGTTTACCTGCACGGACTTGCAGGGGACCGCTGTGCCGCGCGTCTGTCACAGCAGGCAATGCTTCCGCACGACCTGCTGGACGAACTTCCAGAGATTTTCTTGGAGATAGAGCGCTGCCGGTAG
- the acpS gene encoding holo-ACP synthase, with protein sequence MTAVGIDLCEIPRIRRSMRNPRFCSRILGRQEYAQLQKRGFPAQSVAASFCAKEAFAKAMGTGLRGFLLSEVELLRAESGAPYLHLSGRAAVLAADWTFSVSVTHTAGLAAAVVVGEQKEGERHSGTDLLGDGGIGRTRTPERKQ encoded by the coding sequence ATGACAGCGGTTGGAATTGATCTGTGTGAAATTCCCCGCATTCGGCGTTCTATGCGAAATCCGCGTTTTTGCAGCAGAATCCTGGGCAGGCAGGAGTATGCGCAGCTGCAAAAGCGCGGATTTCCTGCACAAAGCGTAGCGGCTTCCTTTTGTGCAAAGGAGGCGTTTGCAAAAGCCATGGGTACCGGTCTGCGCGGCTTTCTTTTGTCTGAGGTGGAACTGCTCCGTGCGGAAAGCGGCGCGCCGTATCTGCACCTTTCCGGTCGAGCGGCAGTACTGGCAGCGGATTGGACGTTTTCTGTCAGTGTGACGCATACAGCCGGCTTGGCGGCGGCGGTCGTTGTGGGCGAGCAAAAGGAAGGGGAAAGGCACAGTGGAACAGATCTCTTGGGAGATGGCGGCATCGGTCGTACCCGAACGCCCGAAAGAAAGCAATAA
- a CDS encoding DUF6106 family protein: protein MDIFCEQIIKRKMSGKDIAIMAAAMVGALLVLTLTMMIKELIMFGLLILVGICVGLYYIITSLDWEFEYSITNGDFTCDKIIHRRKRKRQFSIDLHDVEEVGQYDAQKLAGRHFDATYQVGVTAGGAGGEWYLTGHFDKYGTALVVFSPDERVMNAVRTSLKRTVDVSALPKVQQHK, encoded by the coding sequence ATGGACATTTTCTGCGAACAGATAATCAAACGAAAGATGAGCGGGAAGGATATCGCCATCATGGCGGCCGCCATGGTAGGCGCTCTGCTGGTCTTGACGCTGACCATGATGATTAAGGAACTTATTATGTTCGGTTTGCTGATTCTGGTGGGAATCTGCGTCGGCCTTTACTATATCATCACTTCGCTGGACTGGGAGTTTGAGTACAGCATTACAAACGGAGATTTCACCTGCGATAAAATCATTCACCGCCGCAAGCGCAAGCGCCAGTTTTCCATTGACCTGCATGATGTGGAGGAAGTCGGGCAGTATGACGCACAGAAGCTTGCCGGCCGCCACTTTGACGCAACCTATCAGGTGGGAGTTACCGCCGGCGGCGCAGGCGGTGAGTGGTACTTGACCGGTCATTTTGATAAGTACGGTACGGCACTGGTTGTCTTCAGTCCGGACGAGCGGGTTATGAATGCGGTCAGGACTTCCTTAAAGCGCACTGTAGATGTTTCTGCGCTTCCGAAGGTACAGCAGCACAAATGA
- the pheS gene encoding phenylalanine--tRNA ligase subunit alpha, whose product MLKDELQAIGSKALQELHSADTQKLLEELRVRYLGKKGSLTSILKQMKALSNEERPVVGKLANEVRTNIESALADRAEELKKLELEHRLQAESIDVTMPGPKQEIGHRHPLSVTLENLEEIFLGMGFSIAEGPEVEYDYYNFEALNIPKDHPARDDQDTFYITDNILLRSQTSPVQVRTMEKQKPPIRIIAPGRVYRSDAVDATHSPLFHQVEGLVVDKGITFADLKGTLETFIKRLYGEDSVVRFRPHHFPFTEPSAEVDMQCFHCHGTGCRICKGEGWIEILGCGMVHPKVLSNCGIDPEEYAGFAFGIGLERIAQRQFNVDDMRLYYENDVRFLEQF is encoded by the coding sequence ATGTTAAAAGATGAACTGCAGGCGATTGGCAGCAAAGCGCTGCAGGAACTGCACAGCGCTGACACGCAGAAGCTTCTGGAGGAACTGCGCGTACGCTATCTCGGCAAAAAAGGCTCGCTGACCTCCATTCTCAAGCAGATGAAGGCGCTTTCCAATGAAGAGCGGCCTGTCGTGGGCAAGCTGGCAAATGAAGTGCGCACCAACATCGAATCGGCACTCGCTGACCGCGCGGAAGAACTGAAAAAACTGGAACTGGAACACCGGCTGCAGGCAGAGTCTATTGATGTGACCATGCCTGGTCCCAAGCAGGAGATTGGGCACCGGCACCCGCTGTCCGTCACTCTGGAAAACCTGGAGGAAATTTTTTTGGGTATGGGCTTCAGCATTGCAGAAGGCCCCGAAGTAGAATATGACTACTATAATTTTGAAGCGTTAAACATTCCGAAAGACCACCCGGCTCGCGATGATCAGGACACCTTTTATATTACAGACAACATCCTGCTGCGCTCACAAACCAGCCCGGTGCAGGTGCGCACCATGGAAAAGCAGAAGCCGCCGATCCGCATTATCGCGCCGGGACGTGTTTACCGCAGCGACGCAGTGGACGCGACGCATTCTCCCCTGTTTCATCAGGTGGAAGGCTTGGTTGTGGACAAAGGCATCACTTTTGCAGACTTAAAAGGCACGCTGGAAACGTTCATCAAGCGCCTTTATGGCGAAGATAGTGTTGTCCGCTTCCGTCCGCACCACTTCCCCTTTACCGAGCCCAGCGCGGAAGTGGATATGCAGTGCTTTCATTGCCACGGAACGGGCTGCCGTATCTGCAAGGGCGAGGGTTGGATTGAAATCCTCGGCTGCGGCATGGTGCACCCGAAGGTGCTTTCAAACTGCGGCATTGACCCGGAAGAATACGCTGGATTTGCGTTTGGCATCGGTCTGGAACGCATTGCCCAGCGGCAATTTAATGTGGACGATATGCGTCTTTACTACGAAAACGATGTGCGTTTTCTAGAGCAGTTCTAA
- the pheT gene encoding phenylalanine--tRNA ligase subunit beta, with protein MNLSKRWLKEFVDLPEMPLRDFTEAITLSGCKVESWSTEGEEISKVVVGKVLSLEHHPDSDHLWITKITVNEAEEPLQIVTGAQNLQVGDYVPVALHGSTLPGDKKIKKGKLRGVESNGMLCGITELGLTTHDFPSTIEDGIMVLTEADGCKLELGLDIHEALGFNDTTVEFEITSNRPDCFSVIGLAREAAATFDLPLKLHTPVVKGGAGDCTGLLDVKIEAPELCPIYTNRIVKNVRVKPSPRWMRERLRAMGVRPINNIVDITNYVMLEYGQPMHAFDLRSVTDSTIRIRRANAGEAITTLDGVEHKLTEKQLIIADSQKPIAIAGVMGGEFSGIQDDTTTIVFESACFNGTSVRTTARDQGMRTEASGRYEKGLDPNNCIPAINRACELVELLDAGDVMDGIIKDDHSSKEKHRIRLEPEWTNRFLHTNISTEEMKTILAKLECEFDGDEILVPTFRPDLVHKADIAEEIARFYGYNKIPSKKLPGGAEGIITEKQQFVRSLHRYMLALGADEIMTYSFFSPKDYDKILMPAADPQRNSLVIRNPLGEDTSIMRTTALPSMLQVISRNYNNRNPKACLYELACEYHPTQPDKLPLEKPVLICGMYGEDCDFFTAKGMVEALLLRLGIDDWDIAACKDAYSYHPGRCAKLYAGDEELGIIGEIHPAAAENYDIETRVYSFTLDVAVLMQHAHTHRTYKSLPKFPAVTRDLALICDAEVPVLDLEKAIKRGAGKLLESIQVFDVYRGEQIARGKKSVAFNLVLRSADATLTDEQISNAINKAIKELENVGASLRV; from the coding sequence ATGAACCTTTCAAAGCGTTGGTTAAAAGAATTTGTCGATCTGCCCGAAATGCCTCTGCGTGACTTTACGGAAGCCATCACACTGAGCGGCTGCAAAGTGGAAAGCTGGAGCACGGAAGGCGAAGAAATCTCGAAAGTCGTGGTTGGGAAGGTGCTTTCTCTGGAGCACCACCCCGACAGCGACCATCTCTGGATTACAAAAATAACTGTAAACGAAGCGGAAGAGCCGCTGCAGATCGTCACTGGTGCGCAGAACCTGCAAGTCGGCGACTATGTTCCGGTTGCGCTGCACGGCAGCACCCTGCCCGGCGACAAAAAAATTAAAAAAGGCAAGCTGCGCGGTGTGGAGAGCAACGGTATGCTCTGCGGCATTACCGAATTGGGTCTGACCACACACGACTTCCCCTCCACCATTGAAGACGGTATCATGGTGCTAACCGAAGCGGATGGCTGTAAGCTGGAGCTGGGTCTGGACATTCACGAGGCGCTCGGTTTTAACGACACAACGGTCGAATTTGAAATCACCTCCAACCGGCCGGACTGCTTCTCGGTCATTGGTCTGGCACGCGAAGCCGCCGCCACCTTTGACCTGCCGCTCAAGCTGCACACGCCGGTGGTCAAGGGCGGCGCCGGTGACTGCACCGGTCTGCTGGATGTTAAAATCGAAGCACCGGAGTTGTGCCCCATTTACACCAACCGCATTGTCAAGAATGTACGTGTCAAGCCCTCACCTCGCTGGATGCGCGAGCGGCTGCGCGCCATGGGCGTGCGCCCCATTAACAACATTGTCGATATTACGAACTATGTCATGCTGGAATACGGTCAGCCAATGCACGCCTTTGACCTGCGCAGTGTGACAGACAGTACCATCCGCATTCGCCGGGCAAATGCCGGGGAAGCCATCACCACGCTGGATGGTGTGGAGCACAAGCTGACTGAAAAGCAGCTGATTATTGCCGACAGCCAAAAACCAATTGCGATTGCCGGCGTCATGGGCGGTGAGTTCAGTGGGATTCAGGATGATACCACCACCATTGTTTTTGAATCTGCCTGCTTTAACGGAACCAGTGTGCGCACAACCGCGCGCGACCAGGGGATGCGCACCGAGGCTTCCGGGCGCTATGAAAAAGGGCTTGACCCCAACAATTGCATTCCAGCCATTAACCGTGCCTGCGAGCTGGTGGAGCTGTTGGATGCCGGTGATGTAATGGATGGAATCATCAAAGATGACCATTCCAGCAAGGAAAAGCACCGCATTCGTTTGGAGCCGGAGTGGACTAACCGCTTCCTGCATACCAACATTTCCACAGAAGAAATGAAAACGATTCTGGCGAAACTGGAATGCGAATTTGACGGCGACGAAATTTTGGTGCCAACCTTCCGCCCCGACCTAGTTCACAAGGCGGACATTGCCGAAGAAATTGCACGTTTTTACGGCTATAATAAAATTCCGAGCAAGAAACTGCCCGGCGGCGCTGAAGGCATTATTACGGAGAAGCAGCAGTTCGTGCGCTCACTGCACCGATATATGCTGGCGCTCGGCGCAGATGAAATCATGACCTACTCCTTCTTCTCGCCCAAGGATTACGATAAAATTTTGATGCCCGCCGCCGACCCGCAGCGCAATTCGCTGGTCATTCGTAACCCGCTCGGCGAGGATACCAGCATCATGCGCACCACAGCCCTGCCCTCCATGCTGCAAGTCATTTCGCGCAACTACAACAACCGGAACCCCAAAGCCTGCTTATATGAGCTGGCGTGCGAGTATCACCCAACCCAGCCGGACAAACTCCCGCTAGAAAAGCCGGTGCTCATCTGTGGAATGTACGGCGAGGACTGCGACTTCTTTACCGCCAAAGGCATGGTAGAGGCGCTGTTGCTCCGTCTGGGCATTGACGACTGGGATATTGCAGCCTGCAAGGACGCTTACAGCTACCACCCCGGTCGCTGCGCCAAGCTTTATGCTGGCGACGAGGAGTTGGGAATTATCGGTGAAATTCACCCGGCTGCCGCAGAAAACTACGACATTGAAACCCGTGTTTACTCCTTCACCCTGGATGTCGCCGTCCTAATGCAGCACGCCCACACCCACCGCACCTACAAATCGCTGCCGAAATTTCCGGCAGTGACACGTGACCTGGCGCTCATTTGCGATGCGGAAGTGCCGGTACTGGATCTGGAAAAAGCCATTAAGCGCGGTGCCGGAAAGCTGCTCGAAAGCATCCAGGTATTTGACGTTTACCGCGGCGAGCAGATTGCGCGCGGCAAAAAAAGTGTGGCTTTCAATCTGGTTCTGCGCAGCGCTGACGCAACCCTGACAGACGAGCAAATCAGCAACGCCATCAACAAGGCCATCAAAGAACTTGAAAATGTAGGCGCTTCTCTGCGCGTGTGA
- a CDS encoding IreB family regulatory phosphoprotein — protein MQDKTMTFSIGGNREEDIKKVMSTVYAALQEKGYNPISQIVGYILSEDPTYITTHNNARSLIRRIDRDELLQVLVKSYLQS, from the coding sequence ATGCAGGATAAGACCATGACCTTTTCCATTGGCGGCAACCGGGAAGAGGACATCAAAAAAGTCATGAGCACGGTGTATGCTGCTCTGCAGGAAAAGGGATATAATCCGATTAGCCAGATTGTCGGTTACATTCTTTCCGAGGATCCGACATACATCACAACCCACAACAATGCACGCAGCCTTATCCGCAGAATCGACAGGGACGAGCTGCTGCAGGTTTTGGTGAAATCCTACCTGCAGTCCTGA
- the purD gene encoding phosphoribosylamine--glycine ligase, with protein MKILVIGGGGREHAVIRKLMESKRAQKIYCAPGNGGIGCDAENVSIPVSDISGMVRFVKQNDIGLVCVTPDDPLAAGMVDAFAQAGIPAFGPNRAAAQIEASKVFSKNLMKKYRIPTAAYAVFDNPADTLAYLTKQNHYPVVIKADGLALGKGVIIAQNAVEAENAVKTIMEDKVFGASGNQVVVEEFLTGPEVSVLAFTDGKTLKPMVSSKDHKRALDGNKGKNTGGMGTISPNPSYTEALAEQCMKTIFLPTLAAMNQEGRPFQGCLYFGLMLTPDGPKVIEYNSRFGDPEAQVVLPRLKTDLVDIFEATINGTLDQLDIEWKDDACACVVLASGGYPEHYEKGKEIHGLDVNGQVEGATVYHAGTVKRDGRFYTNGGRVLDVTCTGQTLDEALQKAYEAVDKISWDGMQYRHDIGRI; from the coding sequence ATGAAAATTCTCGTAATCGGCGGCGGCGGGCGAGAGCACGCAGTCATCCGCAAATTGATGGAAAGCAAACGTGCGCAGAAGATTTACTGTGCGCCGGGAAACGGCGGCATTGGCTGCGATGCGGAAAATGTTTCGATTCCAGTCAGTGATATTTCGGGTATGGTTCGCTTTGTAAAGCAGAATGACATCGGTTTGGTTTGTGTCACACCGGACGACCCGCTGGCCGCAGGGATGGTGGATGCCTTTGCACAGGCCGGGATTCCGGCGTTTGGGCCGAACCGTGCCGCGGCGCAGATTGAGGCCAGTAAGGTGTTCAGTAAAAATTTGATGAAGAAGTACCGGATTCCCACAGCGGCGTATGCAGTCTTTGACAACCCGGCAGATACGCTTGCCTATCTCACAAAGCAGAATCACTACCCGGTCGTGATAAAAGCGGACGGCCTTGCCTTGGGGAAGGGCGTAATCATCGCGCAGAATGCGGTGGAAGCGGAGAATGCGGTAAAAACCATCATGGAGGATAAGGTGTTCGGAGCCTCTGGCAACCAGGTGGTTGTGGAAGAATTTCTGACAGGGCCTGAAGTCAGCGTGCTTGCCTTTACAGACGGAAAAACGCTCAAGCCGATGGTCAGCAGTAAGGATCATAAACGTGCTTTGGATGGCAACAAAGGCAAAAACACCGGCGGCATGGGTACCATCAGCCCCAATCCGTCTTACACCGAGGCACTTGCGGAGCAGTGCATGAAAACCATTTTCCTGCCCACGCTTGCGGCGATGAATCAGGAAGGCAGGCCGTTTCAAGGCTGCCTTTATTTCGGCTTGATGCTCACACCGGACGGTCCGAAGGTAATCGAGTATAATTCTCGCTTCGGCGATCCGGAGGCGCAGGTTGTGCTTCCACGCCTGAAAACAGATTTGGTGGATATTTTTGAAGCAACTATCAACGGCACCTTGGATCAATTGGATATCGAGTGGAAAGACGATGCCTGTGCCTGCGTGGTTCTGGCAAGCGGCGGGTATCCGGAGCACTATGAAAAAGGCAAAGAAATCCACGGCCTGGACGTAAACGGTCAGGTGGAGGGCGCAACCGTTTACCATGCCGGTACGGTGAAACGGGACGGCCGTTTTTACACCAACGGCGGGCGTGTTCTGGATGTGACCTGCACCGGGCAGACACTGGACGAAGCACTTCAAAAAGCCTATGAAGCGGTCGATAAGATTTCTTGGGACGGGATGCAGTATCGCCATGATATTGGCAGAATCTAA
- a CDS encoding phosphoribosylaminoimidazolecarboxamide formyltransferase: protein MKELELKYGCNPNQKPARVFMQQGELPITVLNGRPGYINLLDALNSWQLVRELKQATGLPSAASFKHVSPAGAAVATELSETLQKIYFVDDLQLSPLASAYAAARGADRMSSYGDWAALSDVCDKETALLLKREVSDGVIAPGYTEEALEILKAKRRGTYNIVRMDEAYTPAPIEHKDVFGVTFEQGRNAFQIDYALLGNLVTKNKTLPETAKRDMLISLITLKYTQSNSVCYVKDGKTIGVGAGQQSRIHCTRLAGNKADVWWLRQHPKVLALSFAEGIHRPDRDNTIDTYISDEWEDLLETDNWKQFLKEKPEPLTQAEKKAWLAQLSGVTLGSDAFFPFGDNIERAHKSGVQYVAEPGGSIRDDHVIDTCDKYGMVMAFTGMRLFHH, encoded by the coding sequence ATGAAAGAATTGGAACTCAAGTACGGATGTAATCCGAACCAGAAACCTGCGCGGGTGTTTATGCAGCAGGGGGAGCTGCCCATTACGGTTTTAAACGGCCGCCCCGGCTATATCAATCTGCTGGATGCGCTGAATTCCTGGCAGCTGGTACGGGAACTGAAACAGGCAACCGGACTGCCCAGCGCAGCTTCCTTTAAGCACGTCAGTCCGGCTGGTGCGGCTGTGGCAACGGAGCTTTCTGAAACGCTGCAAAAAATCTATTTTGTAGACGATTTGCAGCTTTCACCACTTGCAAGTGCTTATGCGGCTGCGCGCGGTGCAGACCGGATGTCCTCCTATGGTGACTGGGCGGCTTTGTCTGATGTCTGCGACAAGGAAACAGCACTGCTGCTTAAACGAGAAGTTTCCGACGGCGTGATTGCCCCCGGCTACACGGAGGAAGCGCTGGAAATCTTAAAGGCGAAGCGCCGCGGCACCTACAATATTGTGCGGATGGACGAGGCGTACACACCTGCGCCGATTGAGCACAAAGATGTGTTCGGCGTGACTTTTGAGCAAGGCCGCAATGCCTTTCAAATTGATTATGCGCTGCTCGGAAATCTTGTTACGAAGAATAAAACGCTGCCGGAAACAGCAAAGCGCGATATGCTGATTTCGCTGATTACACTGAAGTATACCCAAAGCAACTCAGTGTGCTATGTGAAAGACGGGAAAACCATCGGTGTCGGTGCCGGTCAGCAGAGCCGGATTCACTGCACTCGTCTGGCGGGAAACAAAGCGGATGTCTGGTGGCTGCGGCAGCATCCGAAAGTGCTGGCACTTTCCTTTGCAGAGGGCATTCACCGTCCGGACCGCGACAACACCATTGACACTTATATTTCAGACGAATGGGAAGACCTGCTTGAAACCGACAACTGGAAACAGTTCCTCAAAGAAAAGCCAGAGCCGCTGACACAGGCAGAGAAAAAAGCATGGCTGGCGCAGCTTTCCGGTGTTACGCTTGGCAGCGATGCGTTTTTCCCGTTTGGCGACAATATTGAGCGCGCACATAAAAGCGGTGTGCAGTATGTTGCCGAGCCGGGCGGTTCCATCCGTGACGACCATGTGATTGATACCTGTGACAAGTATGGGATGGTCATGGCGTTTACCGGTATGCGCCTGTTTCATCACTGA
- a CDS encoding IMP cyclohydrolase, with translation MNSKPLAQELSSCTYPGRGILLGRSADNQNAVLAYFIMGRSENSRNRIFVPTQDGIQTKAFDESKMTDPSLIIYAPVRQLDGKTIVTNGDQTDTIYTFMQQGKCYRHALLTRTFEPDAPNFTPRISGVVKPNGDFNLSILKSDNQDPESTLRYFYEYENPKAGQGRYLHTYMGDGNPLPSFEGEPTLVTLSGDLADFTAEVWENLNEANKVSLYTCFINLQTGRHDWKITNKNV, from the coding sequence ATGAACAGCAAACCATTGGCACAGGAACTTTCTTCCTGTACGTACCCGGGCCGCGGAATTCTCCTCGGCCGTAGTGCGGACAACCAAAATGCGGTGCTTGCGTATTTTATCATGGGGCGCAGCGAAAACAGCCGCAACCGCATTTTTGTTCCGACACAGGACGGTATCCAGACCAAAGCGTTTGATGAAAGCAAAATGACAGATCCCTCTCTTATCATTTATGCGCCGGTGCGGCAGTTGGACGGCAAGACGATTGTCACCAATGGTGACCAGACTGATACCATTTACACATTTATGCAGCAGGGCAAGTGTTACCGCCATGCGCTGCTGACCCGCACATTTGAGCCGGACGCGCCCAATTTTACGCCGCGCATCAGCGGTGTTGTAAAGCCGAACGGGGACTTTAATCTTTCCATTCTCAAAAGTGATAACCAAGACCCCGAAAGCACCCTGCGGTATTTCTATGAGTATGAGAATCCCAAAGCAGGGCAGGGTCGCTACCTGCACACCTACATGGGCGACGGCAACCCGCTGCCGAGCTTTGAGGGGGAGCCGACACTAGTGACGCTTTCCGGCGATTTGGCGGATTTTACCGCTGAAGTTTGGGAAAACCTAAACGAAGCCAACAAAGTTTCGCTTTACACTTGTTTTATCAATTTGCAGACAGGACGGCATGACTGGAAAATCACAAACAAAAACGTTTGA
- the purN gene encoding phosphoribosylglycinamide formyltransferase, with product MLRIAVLVSGGGTNLQALIDAQNRGEIPNGKITLVISSRPDAYALKRAQKAGIGTKVLRRREFAQQEAYDTALLRLLDENQTSLVILAGFMTIISGRVIRAYENRILNIHPSLIPAFCGEGFYGLRVHEAALARGVRVTGATVHFVNEICDGGPIILQKAVEVKPGDTPELLQRRVMEQAEWKILPQAVALFCGGSLQVQNGRVEIKEAAE from the coding sequence ATGCTGAGAATTGCGGTTCTGGTTTCTGGCGGCGGAACCAACCTGCAGGCGCTGATTGACGCACAAAACCGGGGTGAAATTCCCAATGGCAAAATCACGCTGGTCATTTCCAGCAGGCCGGACGCTTATGCCCTGAAGCGTGCCCAAAAAGCGGGCATTGGCACCAAAGTTCTGCGCCGCAGGGAGTTTGCACAGCAGGAAGCGTATGATACTGCGTTGCTGCGGCTTTTGGATGAAAACCAGACCAGCCTGGTCATTCTGGCGGGCTTCATGACCATTATTTCCGGTCGCGTTATTCGGGCGTACGAAAACCGAATTCTCAATATTCATCCGTCACTGATTCCGGCCTTCTGCGGCGAAGGGTTTTACGGTTTGCGGGTACACGAAGCAGCGCTGGCGCGCGGCGTGCGCGTCACCGGTGCAACGGTTCACTTTGTGAATGAGATTTGTGACGGCGGCCCGATTATCCTGCAAAAAGCAGTCGAGGTGAAGCCCGGCGACACGCCGGAGCTTTTGCAGCGGCGTGTTATGGAGCAGGCAGAGTGGAAAATTCTTCCGCAGGCCGTTGCGCTTTTTTGCGGGGGCAGTCTGCAGGTGCAAAACGGCAGAGTTGAAATCAAGGAGGCAGCAGAATGA